In Actinomycetes bacterium, a single window of DNA contains:
- a CDS encoding response regulator transcription factor codes for MMKLLVIEDEPEIASFLLKGLRAHGYTVEHSVTGAGGLALARQADVDLVVLDLRLPDLDGTDVLRRLRATGNHVPVIVLTARGDTADRVEGLDQGADDYLTKPFAFDELLARIRARLRRREGEQVMVLEVAGLALDLRTRRIRVHGRELDLTAREFALLEMFLRHPRQVLSRERLLSRVWGLDFDPGSNVVDVYVGHLRRKLGEGLIQTVRGMGYRLVADHDQGTKSQNVTP; via the coding sequence CTGATGAAGCTTCTTGTCATCGAGGACGAGCCAGAGATCGCATCGTTCCTGCTGAAGGGATTGCGGGCCCACGGCTATACCGTGGAGCACTCCGTCACCGGCGCCGGAGGATTGGCCCTGGCCAGGCAGGCCGACGTCGACCTCGTCGTGCTCGACCTGCGACTGCCGGACCTGGACGGCACCGACGTGCTGCGCCGCCTGCGCGCCACGGGCAACCACGTGCCCGTCATCGTGCTCACCGCCCGTGGCGACACCGCCGACCGGGTCGAGGGCCTCGACCAGGGCGCGGACGACTACCTCACCAAGCCGTTCGCGTTCGACGAGCTACTGGCGCGCATCCGCGCCCGGCTGCGCCGGCGCGAGGGCGAGCAGGTGATGGTGCTGGAGGTCGCCGGGCTGGCCCTGGACCTGCGCACGCGGAGGATCCGCGTGCACGGGCGCGAGCTCGATCTGACCGCCCGGGAGTTCGCGTTGCTCGAGATGTTCCTGCGGCACCCGCGGCAGGTGCTGAGCCGGGAGCGGCTGCTGTCGCGGGTCTGGGGGCTGGACTTCGATCCCGGGTCCAACGTGGTGGACGTCTACGTCGGGCATCTACGCCGCAAGCTCGGTGAAGGCTTGATCCAGACGGTGCGGGGCATGGGCTACCGCCTGGTGGCAGATCACGACCAGGGGACGAAGAGCCAGAACGTCACGCCGTAG
- a CDS encoding copper resistance protein CopC — MRRLAAAALLAGLWLLATGPAAGAHGNLRASQPADGSALTQPPQAVRLEFSEAPERALSAVHVLDASGRPVERGRVQPVPGQPRALSVPLDALGSGVYTVSWRVVSRVDGHTTRGVFAFGVGDQAPGTIIGVEPAAVRQSGDPPTGLGVAGRWAVYWGFALLIGAAATGLAVFDRRLPGRPARLLVTALLLAAAGLVLMAVAAATAAEVSLVRLAGSATGLWLLGRGAALLVAAWAVALLLTRPSPARHLARPGPLASARPLAVLALAAAGGLLVHTLAGHAAAPSPLRGLNLLAQWAHLVAVGVWIGGLAWLLQGLRGQSRAEQVTASVRFSRLAAAGLVVVVATGVARTLDELGGWQRLADSGYGRALLVKVVVFAALAGMGAGNRYLVIPALRAGQIPVARLRGTVRGELGLAAVVLAVAALLSELPPGATPAPASQAPAAPTTVQASGSDYATSLRVTLTVTPGVAGPNRFAARVADYDTGAPLPVQRLRLSSALRSRPDLEASSLDLARDGDGRWHGQGNLLSIAGRWDVTALVETGSRVLTVPLDVEMGLPGAPSPPRR, encoded by the coding sequence ATGCGACGCCTGGCAGCTGCCGCCCTGCTCGCCGGCCTGTGGCTGCTCGCCACAGGCCCGGCGGCCGGGGCCCACGGCAACCTTCGTGCCTCCCAGCCCGCCGACGGGTCCGCGCTCACCCAGCCGCCGCAGGCGGTGCGCCTGGAGTTCAGCGAGGCACCGGAGCGGGCGCTGTCCGCCGTGCACGTGCTCGACGCCAGCGGGCGCCCGGTCGAGCGGGGCAGGGTGCAGCCGGTCCCCGGGCAGCCGCGTGCGCTGAGCGTGCCGCTGGACGCGCTGGGTTCGGGGGTCTACACGGTGAGCTGGCGGGTGGTGTCGCGCGTGGACGGGCACACCACCAGGGGCGTGTTCGCCTTCGGCGTCGGCGACCAGGCCCCCGGCACGATCATCGGCGTCGAGCCAGCGGCCGTGCGGCAGTCGGGCGACCCGCCGACCGGCCTGGGCGTGGCCGGCCGCTGGGCCGTCTACTGGGGCTTCGCCCTGCTCATCGGGGCGGCCGCGACCGGTCTGGCGGTGTTCGACCGCCGCCTGCCCGGACGGCCCGCCCGCCTGCTGGTTACCGCCCTGCTGCTGGCCGCCGCAGGGCTGGTGCTCATGGCGGTGGCAGCGGCGACGGCGGCGGAGGTGTCCCTGGTCCGGCTGGCCGGGTCGGCCACGGGCCTGTGGCTGCTCGGCCGTGGTGCGGCGCTGCTCGTGGCCGCCTGGGCAGTGGCGCTGCTGCTGACCCGCCCCAGCCCGGCCCGGCACCTGGCCCGGCCAGGGCCCCTGGCCTCGGCACGGCCTCTGGCCGTCCTGGCCCTGGCCGCCGCCGGCGGCCTGCTGGTGCACACCCTGGCCGGCCACGCCGCCGCCCCGTCCCCGCTGCGCGGGCTCAACCTGCTGGCCCAGTGGGCCCACCTGGTCGCGGTCGGCGTGTGGATCGGCGGCCTCGCCTGGCTGTTGCAGGGCCTGCGCGGCCAGTCCCGCGCCGAGCAGGTGACCGCGTCGGTGCGCTTCTCCCGGCTGGCCGCGGCCGGCCTGGTCGTGGTGGTGGCCACCGGTGTGGCCCGCACCCTGGACGAGCTGGGCGGCTGGCAGCGCCTGGCCGACAGCGGCTACGGGCGTGCCCTGCTGGTCAAGGTGGTGGTGTTCGCCGCGCTGGCGGGGATGGGCGCGGGCAACCGCTACCTGGTCATCCCCGCGCTGCGAGCCGGGCAGATCCCGGTCGCCCGGCTGCGGGGGACCGTCCGCGGCGAGCTGGGGCTGGCCGCGGTCGTGCTGGCCGTGGCGGCGCTGCTGAGCGAGCTGCCCCCCGGCGCCACGCCCGCGCCGGCGTCCCAGGCGCCGGCGGCGCCCACGACCGTGCAGGCGAGCGGGAGCGACTACGCGACCTCTCTGCGGGTCACCCTGACCGTCACCCCCGGCGTGGCCGGGCCCAATCGCTTCGCCGCCAGGGTGGCCGACTACGACACCGGCGCGCCCCTGCCGGTCCAGCGGCTCCGGCTGAGCAGCGCGCTGCGGTCCCGTCCGGACCTGGAGGCCTCCTCGCTGGACCTCGCCCGCGACGGCGACGGCCGCTGGCACGGGCAGGGCAACCTGCTGTCGATCGCCGGACGCTGGGACGTCACCGCTCTGGTCGAGACCGGCTCCCGCGTGCTGACCGTGCCGCTCGACGTCGAGATGGGCCTCCCCGGCGCGCCCAGCCCGCCCAGGCGCTGA
- a CDS encoding prealbumin-like fold domain-containing protein yields the protein MRRRLVRRVVLPTTTAILLALALVYPGLANLTGSPFDAGDGNLVLNDETQDWANAPNLATAVDIVGRDDNSFGQGTKEDTAVPTVVTGSIPPNKSDLTRFYVANQRVGTKQFLYLAWERVQEPSGTTNMDFEFNQSTTLSGNGVTPVRTAGDLLIKYDLSQGGTTPTLGFHRWVTSGNPATVCEANNTVPCWGPVQSLAGNFEGSINDPTNNPPAGSVTDPIPPNNPRTLSARTFGEAAINLTDSGLLPPGQCDAFSGAYLKSRSSDAFTAAVKDFIAPVPVSISNCGEIIIRKVTDPSPDPTTTSFDFTLTGGPSSLNQSFSLHDGEQHSSGQVFAGSGYSAAETVPTGWQLVSATCDDGSPVTNIDVAVDEKVTCTFTNRTRGTINIHKQDDLGNPLAGAVFTLFVDNPPLNGAAPHGAEDTATAKTCTTGADGNCTISDVVPGRYWVVETTGVPDHDTAADQNVVVGAGTTLSLTFVNPRQHVIIVLVCHEGTNTLAASQVTNGTSSATSLSSPPSGLTEAQLCALGGARFGNKPHGPKNLTVDVGSAAH from the coding sequence TTGCGGCGTCGACTTGTGCGCCGCGTTGTCCTGCCGACCACCACCGCGATTCTGCTGGCCCTCGCGCTGGTCTACCCGGGCCTGGCCAACCTTACCGGCAGCCCGTTTGACGCCGGCGACGGCAACCTGGTGCTCAACGACGAAACCCAGGACTGGGCCAACGCACCCAACCTGGCGACCGCAGTCGACATTGTCGGGCGGGATGACAACTCGTTCGGCCAGGGCACCAAGGAGGACACCGCGGTCCCCACGGTGGTGACCGGGTCGATCCCGCCCAACAAGAGCGACCTGACCCGCTTCTACGTCGCCAACCAGCGGGTGGGCACCAAGCAGTTCCTGTACCTGGCCTGGGAGCGGGTGCAGGAGCCGTCGGGCACCACCAACATGGACTTCGAGTTCAACCAGTCGACCACGCTCAGCGGTAACGGGGTGACGCCGGTCCGCACCGCCGGGGATCTGCTGATCAAATACGACCTGTCCCAGGGCGGCACCACCCCGACCCTCGGGTTCCACCGCTGGGTGACCAGCGGCAACCCGGCCACGGTGTGCGAGGCCAACAACACGGTGCCGTGTTGGGGACCGGTGCAGAGCCTGGCCGGCAACTTCGAGGGGTCGATCAACGACCCGACCAACAACCCCCCGGCCGGCTCGGTCACCGACCCGATCCCGCCCAACAACCCCAGGACCCTGTCGGCGCGCACGTTCGGTGAGGCGGCCATCAACCTGACCGACTCTGGGCTGCTCCCGCCGGGCCAGTGTGACGCCTTCAGCGGCGCCTACCTCAAGAGCCGCTCGTCGGACGCGTTCACCGCGGCGGTCAAGGACTTCATCGCGCCGGTCCCGGTGAGTATCTCCAACTGCGGCGAGATCATCATCCGCAAGGTCACCGACCCCAGCCCGGACCCGACCACCACCAGCTTCGACTTCACCCTCACCGGCGGGCCGTCCAGCCTGAACCAGTCGTTCAGCCTGCACGACGGCGAGCAGCACAGCAGCGGCCAGGTCTTTGCGGGCTCCGGCTACAGCGCCGCGGAGACCGTGCCGACGGGCTGGCAGCTGGTGAGCGCGACCTGCGACGACGGCAGCCCGGTGACCAACATCGACGTCGCCGTCGACGAGAAGGTCACCTGCACCTTCACCAACCGCACCCGCGGCACGATCAACATCCACAAGCAGGACGACCTCGGCAACCCGCTTGCGGGTGCGGTCTTCACCCTGTTCGTGGACAACCCGCCGCTCAACGGGGCGGCGCCGCACGGCGCCGAGGACACCGCCACCGCCAAGACCTGCACGACCGGCGCGGACGGCAACTGCACCATCAGCGATGTCGTGCCCGGGCGGTACTGGGTGGTGGAGACCACCGGGGTGCCAGACCACGACACTGCGGCCGACCAGAACGTGGTGGTCGGTGCTGGCACCACCCTGTCGCTGACGTTCGTCAACCCGCGCCAGCACGTCATCATCGTGCTGGTCTGCCACGAGGGCACCAACACCCTGGCCGCCAGCCAGGTGACCAACGGCACCAGCTCGGCGACGTCGCTGTCGTCGCCGCCATCGGGGCTGACCGAAGCCCAGCTGTGCGCCCTTGGCGGCGCCCGCTTCGGCAACAAGCCGCACGGCCCCAAGAACCTGACCGTCGACGTCGGGAGCGCTGCCCACTAG
- a CDS encoding tetratricopeptide repeat protein codes for MDVFSPEEVELLAKLEGYNRVETEPQATREIVHLFGYLPLAVRIAGGLLRVRPRWSLESYLGRLRRECSRLGPGVLFSEVRASFMLSYNRLDKDEQRLFDALGLLEAVDFTAFISAALRDVSVEDAEILLDALLDAQLVETARGGASGQPRYRLHDLLRTFARERLARNEPESAQRAAHERVLHAYLAVAQVAAAKLTPGALPEVAERGAQSRQGSMSSLAEAEVGDPRVWFTVERDHLIANVRQAHQRGFWELTWQLAVTLTDFFELRARWYAWHETHELALDAARRAGDRRGEALTLRQLARLHLERDEWDEAISRFNESLAISQELGDRLCEARVWRGLGRAYRDQSRSVEAATYFQRALAVFLELGDRRWEAATLRSLGRTYRDVGRSLEAIESLQRSLEIFRDLGDPHGEARVLRNLGDLYRDEGRQDIAVEYLNNCRTIFRELDDLRWEARVIRSLGGVYREQGDLGKAVQSFEKARGILHKFGDQHGEARAIRGLGDTQRDRSDLDGAIEHYRQSLKLFNALDDLRWQARTLQDLGELHRALGHHDEAMNCSGQALRMFREVGDEQATARIADDLNDLGGSGP; via the coding sequence TTGGACGTCTTCTCCCCAGAGGAGGTGGAGCTGCTCGCCAAACTGGAAGGCTACAATCGAGTGGAAACTGAGCCGCAGGCGACACGAGAAATCGTGCACCTGTTTGGTTACCTGCCCCTCGCGGTTCGCATTGCTGGTGGCTTGCTCAGGGTTAGACCGCGCTGGTCGCTGGAATCGTATCTTGGGCGCCTCAGGAGGGAGTGCAGTCGACTTGGCCCTGGAGTCCTGTTTTCAGAGGTCCGGGCAAGCTTCATGTTGAGCTATAATCGCCTCGACAAGGACGAGCAGCGTTTGTTTGACGCTCTAGGCCTGCTAGAGGCTGTCGACTTCACCGCGTTTATTTCGGCAGCGCTCCGAGACGTCTCCGTTGAGGACGCCGAGATTCTTCTCGACGCCCTGCTGGACGCGCAGCTCGTCGAGACCGCTCGAGGCGGTGCGTCCGGGCAGCCACGTTACCGCCTACACGACCTGCTACGAACCTTCGCCCGCGAGCGTCTCGCCAGAAATGAGCCTGAAAGCGCCCAGCGCGCGGCGCATGAGCGGGTCCTCCATGCCTACCTCGCTGTCGCGCAGGTGGCGGCCGCCAAGCTAACACCCGGTGCCTTGCCGGAAGTCGCAGAACGAGGTGCACAATCGCGGCAAGGGAGCATGTCCAGCCTGGCCGAGGCTGAAGTAGGTGATCCCCGTGTATGGTTCACGGTCGAGCGTGATCACTTGATCGCCAATGTGCGGCAGGCCCACCAACGCGGGTTCTGGGAGTTGACCTGGCAGCTCGCCGTCACTTTGACCGACTTCTTCGAGCTCCGCGCTCGCTGGTATGCCTGGCACGAAACCCACGAGCTGGCTCTCGACGCCGCCCGCCGAGCTGGCGACCGGCGCGGCGAGGCACTCACCCTTCGCCAGCTGGCTAGGCTACACCTTGAACGAGACGAATGGGACGAGGCGATCTCAAGGTTCAATGAGAGCCTTGCAATCTCTCAAGAGCTGGGAGATCGACTTTGCGAGGCTCGCGTGTGGCGTGGCCTGGGCAGAGCCTATCGAGACCAGAGCCGTTCGGTTGAGGCGGCTACCTACTTCCAGCGGGCACTGGCAGTCTTTTTGGAACTCGGCGACCGCCGCTGGGAGGCCGCTACTCTACGCAGTCTTGGGCGGACATACCGAGATGTGGGCCGGTCGTTGGAGGCGATCGAGAGCTTGCAGAGATCTCTCGAGATATTTCGAGATCTCGGCGACCCGCACGGTGAGGCGCGGGTACTGCGCAACCTGGGTGATCTCTACCGAGACGAGGGGCGCCAAGATATCGCTGTTGAGTATCTCAACAACTGTAGAACAATCTTTCGAGAACTCGACGATCTCCGCTGGGAGGCGCGGGTCATACGCAGCCTGGGTGGGGTTTACCGCGAGCAGGGCGACTTGGGAAAGGCCGTCCAGTCCTTTGAGAAGGCTCGTGGCATCCTACACAAATTCGGTGACCAGCATGGTGAGGCACGTGCCATACGCGGTCTAGGCGATACTCAGCGTGACCGCAGCGACCTGGACGGCGCAATCGAACACTACCGGCAAAGCCTCAAGCTCTTCAATGCGCTTGATGATCTCCGCTGGCAGGCACGCACGCTGCAAGATTTGGGCGAGCTGCACCGGGCTCTAGGGCATCATGACGAGGCGATGAACTGCTCGGGTCAGGCCCTGAGGATGTTTCGGGAAGTCGGCGACGAGCAGGCAACGGCACGCATTGCGGACGATCTCAATGACCTCGGTGGGTCAGGTCCTTGA
- a CDS encoding AAA family ATPase yields the protein MRKALDVLDKPQNWLARHIEVTDAAVSRWVQNGKLPGERRLVEAIENTLLEEAQRQQTSLELQKGDLVKLWEAARDTGFEPSKEEAGNSDSSVKISSGDVFHLPRDIHDFTGRREELARVQDLLHRHDQTRSTAVVGIVGKPGVGKTALAIRAAHELSSQFPDGQLYADLRGFHGHPASPSYVLAEFLRALGVKGRRPSGSEQG from the coding sequence ATGAGGAAGGCGCTTGACGTACTGGACAAGCCCCAGAACTGGCTCGCTCGTCACATTGAGGTAACCGACGCGGCCGTCTCTCGCTGGGTTCAAAATGGCAAACTTCCCGGAGAAAGACGGCTTGTTGAGGCGATTGAGAACACTCTACTCGAGGAAGCGCAACGCCAACAGACGAGCCTTGAGCTGCAGAAAGGCGATCTTGTCAAGCTGTGGGAAGCTGCACGGGACACAGGGTTCGAGCCTTCCAAAGAGGAGGCTGGAAACAGCGATTCCTCAGTAAAGATTTCTTCCGGAGACGTCTTTCACCTTCCGCGCGATATTCATGACTTCACCGGTCGCCGTGAGGAGTTGGCGCGAGTACAAGACCTGTTGCATCGGCACGATCAAACGAGATCTACTGCGGTAGTAGGGATCGTCGGCAAACCAGGCGTTGGGAAGACCGCTCTAGCCATTCGAGCGGCCCACGAGCTAAGCTCACAGTTTCCTGACGGTCAGCTATATGCGGATTTGCGCGGTTTTCATGGGCATCCTGCTTCGCCCAGCTATGTTCTTGCTGAATTTCTGCGGGCACTGGGGGTAAAAGGGCGGCGCCCTTCTGGATCCGAGCAGGGTTGA